The Gemmata palustris genome includes a region encoding these proteins:
- a CDS encoding DUF1501 domain-containing protein encodes MLVIPGAAAKSDCDGVTRRDLLRVGGSGVLGLTLGDLFSLQKASASTNKGEAGNGPGFGKAKSVIFIYLQGGPSHLDLWDPKDNVPDKVKSVFKHQQTKLTGTHVTELMPKLANVLDKTTLMRAVSYTPYGLFNHTAAIYQMHTGYTTDKVSASGQLEPPSPKDFPTLGSNIIKMKPPTVPMLPFVMMPRPLQESNVVGKGGSAGFLGKGYDPYLLYPPGDDMDMAKMDRIRTDDLKLREELTPVRMERRATLRETISKGMPEVEAAVAKHDLDEYYGKALGLVVSGRAKKAFELTEEKAELREKYGKNTFGQSLLLARRLVEAGTRFVEVVWPKVANSDNHSWDVHTGLSTRMKTQAAPMLDSGLSTLITDLDERGLLKETLVVCVGEFGRSPQRGVSTSGNQNNDDGRDHWPYCYTGVIAGAGVKRGYVHGKSDKTASAPVEGAIHPTELLATIYHSVGIKPDTIVYNHLNQPRELVKGEVVSGLLS; translated from the coding sequence ATGCTGGTCATTCCCGGTGCAGCCGCAAAGAGCGATTGTGATGGCGTGACGCGCCGCGACCTCCTGCGCGTGGGCGGGTCCGGGGTTTTAGGACTCACTCTCGGCGACCTGTTTTCGCTGCAAAAGGCCAGCGCGAGCACCAACAAGGGCGAAGCCGGGAACGGGCCGGGTTTCGGTAAGGCGAAGAGCGTCATCTTCATCTACCTGCAGGGCGGGCCGAGCCACCTCGACTTGTGGGACCCGAAGGACAACGTCCCGGACAAGGTGAAGAGCGTCTTTAAGCACCAGCAGACGAAACTCACCGGCACGCACGTCACCGAATTGATGCCCAAACTCGCGAACGTGCTCGACAAGACCACCCTGATGCGCGCGGTGAGCTACACCCCCTACGGGTTGTTCAACCACACCGCGGCCATCTACCAGATGCACACGGGCTACACCACCGACAAGGTGAGCGCGTCCGGGCAACTGGAACCGCCCAGCCCGAAGGACTTCCCCACGCTCGGCTCGAACATCATCAAGATGAAGCCGCCGACCGTGCCGATGCTGCCCTTCGTGATGATGCCGCGGCCGTTGCAAGAGTCGAACGTCGTGGGCAAGGGCGGCAGCGCGGGGTTCCTGGGTAAGGGGTATGACCCGTACCTGCTCTACCCGCCCGGTGACGACATGGACATGGCGAAGATGGACCGCATCCGCACCGACGACCTGAAGCTCCGCGAGGAACTCACGCCGGTCCGGATGGAGCGCCGGGCCACGCTCCGCGAGACCATCAGCAAGGGCATGCCGGAAGTGGAAGCGGCGGTCGCGAAACACGACCTCGACGAGTACTACGGCAAGGCGCTCGGGCTGGTCGTGAGCGGGCGCGCGAAGAAAGCGTTTGAATTGACAGAGGAAAAGGCCGAACTCCGAGAGAAGTACGGCAAGAACACCTTCGGCCAGAGCCTCCTCTTGGCCCGCCGACTCGTTGAAGCCGGCACCCGGTTCGTCGAAGTCGTGTGGCCGAAGGTCGCGAACAGCGACAACCACTCGTGGGACGTTCACACGGGCCTGTCCACGCGAATGAAGACCCAGGCCGCCCCGATGCTCGACAGCGGGCTCTCGACCCTGATTACCGACCTCGACGAGCGCGGGCTGTTGAAGGAAACGCTCGTGGTGTGCGTCGGCGAGTTCGGGCGCAGCCCGCAGCGCGGGGTCAGCACCTCGGGCAACCAGAACAACGACGACGGCCGCGACCACTGGCCGTACTGCTACACCGGCGTCATCGCGGGCGCGGGCGTCAAGCGCGGGTACGTTCACGGGAAGAGCGACAAGACCGCCAGCGCCCCGGTCGAAGGTGCGATCCACCCGACGGAATTGCTCGCCACAATCTACCACTCGGTCGGCATCAAGCCGGACACGATCGTTTACAACCACCTGAACCAGCCGCGCGAACTGGTCAAGGGCGAGGTCGTCAGCGGTTTGTTGAGCTAA
- a CDS encoding Gfo/Idh/MocA family protein: MTRVSRRRFLQTSLATAATITISGTKSSGRVMGANDRIRIAVAGLNGRGESHVGAYLGMKNVEIAYLVDPDKRTYQKRLDQIARKERPAAPCLQDIRKALEDKDLNAVSIATPNHWHALMTIWACEAGKDVYVEKPCSHNIHEGRIAVEMARKHKRVVQHGTQNRSSQGWSDLAVLAKSGKLGKLLVSRGLCYKDGGTGGSTRGDIGTKPTKAPPADLDFNIWLGPAQEQPYHENLVHYRWHWFWAFGNGDAGNQGVHEMDKARWLIPGATWPKSVISFGGRYANSDQAETPNALVSVFDYGETQLIFETRGLKSPAFRGQSVGNILHFEEGVVAGTKFYPKGKDEGQPIPKVASDVKLNGDHFTNFIDCVRSRDTAKLHADIEVGHVSAGLCHLGNISYRLGKASSYDPKLGKVAGSESGTDALERMTEHLKDSGIKFDGKNFFAGRKLDFDAKTETFSKDSEANALLTRKYRAPFTVPDKV; the protein is encoded by the coding sequence ATGACTCGCGTTTCGCGCCGAAGGTTCCTTCAAACGTCGCTCGCCACGGCCGCTACCATCACCATTTCGGGGACGAAGTCGTCCGGCCGCGTGATGGGGGCGAACGACCGTATCCGGATCGCGGTCGCCGGCTTGAACGGGCGCGGCGAGTCGCACGTCGGCGCGTACTTGGGCATGAAGAACGTCGAGATCGCGTACCTCGTGGACCCGGACAAGCGGACCTATCAGAAGCGGCTCGACCAGATCGCCCGCAAGGAGCGCCCCGCCGCGCCGTGCCTGCAAGACATTCGCAAAGCGCTCGAAGACAAAGACCTCAACGCGGTTTCCATCGCCACGCCGAACCACTGGCACGCGCTGATGACCATCTGGGCGTGCGAGGCGGGAAAGGACGTCTACGTCGAGAAGCCGTGCTCGCACAACATTCACGAGGGCCGGATCGCGGTCGAAATGGCCCGCAAGCACAAGCGGGTCGTCCAGCACGGGACGCAGAACCGCAGTTCGCAGGGGTGGTCCGACCTCGCGGTGCTCGCCAAGTCCGGGAAACTCGGCAAGTTGCTCGTGTCGCGCGGGCTGTGTTACAAGGACGGTGGCACCGGTGGTAGCACCCGCGGCGATATCGGCACCAAGCCCACAAAGGCCCCGCCCGCGGACCTCGACTTCAACATCTGGCTCGGGCCGGCGCAGGAGCAGCCGTACCACGAGAATCTCGTTCACTACCGCTGGCACTGGTTCTGGGCGTTCGGCAACGGCGACGCGGGCAACCAGGGCGTTCACGAGATGGATAAGGCCCGCTGGCTCATTCCAGGTGCGACGTGGCCGAAGTCGGTCATCAGTTTCGGCGGGCGCTACGCGAACAGCGACCAGGCCGAAACGCCGAACGCACTCGTGAGCGTGTTCGATTACGGCGAAACGCAACTGATCTTCGAGACGCGCGGGCTGAAGTCGCCGGCGTTCCGGGGGCAGTCGGTCGGGAACATCTTGCACTTCGAGGAAGGTGTGGTTGCGGGCACCAAGTTCTACCCGAAGGGGAAGGACGAGGGGCAGCCGATCCCGAAGGTGGCGTCGGACGTGAAACTCAATGGGGACCACTTCACGAACTTCATCGACTGCGTCCGCAGCCGCGACACCGCGAAGCTCCACGCGGACATCGAGGTGGGGCACGTCTCCGCCGGCCTGTGCCACCTGGGGAACATCAGCTACCGGTTAGGTAAGGCATCGAGCTACGACCCGAAGCTTGGCAAGGTCGCGGGTAGCGAGTCCGGCACCGACGCGCTGGAACGAATGACCGAACACCTCAAAGACAGTGGCATCAAGTTCGACGGCAAGAACTTCTTCGCCGGGCGCAAACTCGACTTCGACGCGAAGACCGAAACGTTCTCCAAAGACTCGGAAGCCAACGCGCTCCTGACGCGAAAGTACCGCGCGCCGTTCACCGTACCGGACAAGGTGTAG
- a CDS encoding amidohydrolase, which translates to MLPLLLLLAPAAEPPVAADLIVHNGKVWTGDAKQPEAQAVAVWRDRILKVGTNAEVKALAGANTKLIDLKGGRLVPGFYDSHLHFLAGGQSLSRVDLKDAEDEVEFGKRLTAFDKSTSRERWIVGGLWDHDRTFKGELPTAATVDKFVKDRPVFIRRYDGHMGLANSAALKLAGITAGTKDPAGGVIYRLADGKTPSGILKDNAMSLVDRLVPEPGDEEILEAVLAAQKAAAEVGVTSVQDLDGNAPETRRTLFRTYQRLARGGKLTCRIDLRWPIAFYKELANTGTTADFGNDFVRIGGVKGYMDGSLGSSTAKMFSPYETDAKVTGVYVTEPDTMRSYIRGADAAGLNVCVHAIGDQANAVLLDLFADAAKQNGAKDRRFRIEHAQHLRPEDYTRFKDQRVIASMQPYHVIDDGRWAEGRIGAKRCASSYAYRSLLDSGAKLAFGSDWPVAPIDPLPGIDAAVNRRTLDGKHPNGWYPEQRITVAEAVEGYTLGSAFAGFQEKDRGSIAAGKLADFVLLSRDIFVPAEKDKIADTKVLLTVVGGKVVFERK; encoded by the coding sequence ATGCTTCCTCTGTTGCTTCTCCTCGCCCCCGCTGCAGAACCGCCGGTCGCAGCCGATCTCATCGTTCACAACGGCAAAGTATGGACCGGGGACGCCAAGCAACCCGAAGCACAAGCGGTGGCAGTGTGGCGCGATCGCATCCTGAAGGTCGGTACCAATGCCGAAGTGAAGGCTCTTGCGGGAGCGAACACGAAGCTCATCGACCTGAAGGGCGGGCGACTCGTTCCCGGGTTCTACGACAGCCACTTGCACTTCCTGGCGGGCGGGCAATCGCTCTCTCGGGTTGATCTCAAGGATGCGGAGGACGAAGTGGAGTTCGGTAAGCGGCTCACCGCATTCGACAAAAGCACCTCGCGCGAGCGGTGGATCGTGGGCGGGTTGTGGGACCACGATCGTACCTTTAAGGGCGAACTGCCGACTGCCGCGACCGTCGACAAGTTCGTGAAGGACCGCCCCGTATTCATCCGCCGGTACGACGGGCACATGGGGCTCGCGAACTCCGCGGCGCTTAAACTCGCCGGTATCACGGCCGGCACCAAAGACCCGGCCGGCGGGGTGATCTACCGGCTCGCGGACGGCAAAACGCCGTCAGGGATTCTCAAAGACAACGCGATGTCACTCGTGGACCGGCTCGTTCCCGAACCCGGCGACGAAGAAATCCTCGAAGCCGTACTTGCGGCTCAAAAGGCCGCGGCCGAAGTCGGCGTGACGAGCGTCCAAGACCTCGACGGGAACGCGCCCGAAACGCGGCGCACGCTCTTCCGCACTTACCAGCGGCTCGCGCGCGGGGGGAAGCTCACGTGCCGCATCGATCTGCGCTGGCCGATCGCGTTTTACAAGGAACTCGCGAACACCGGCACGACCGCGGATTTCGGCAACGATTTCGTGCGCATTGGTGGCGTGAAGGGGTACATGGACGGGTCACTCGGGAGCAGCACCGCGAAGATGTTCTCGCCGTATGAAACGGACGCGAAGGTCACCGGCGTTTACGTCACCGAACCGGACACGATGCGGAGTTACATCCGGGGCGCGGACGCGGCGGGGCTCAACGTGTGTGTTCACGCGATCGGCGATCAAGCGAATGCCGTGCTGCTCGACCTGTTCGCGGACGCGGCGAAGCAGAACGGCGCGAAGGATCGTAGGTTCCGCATTGAGCACGCTCAGCACTTGCGCCCGGAGGACTACACGCGCTTCAAAGACCAGCGTGTGATCGCCTCGATGCAGCCGTACCACGTGATCGATGACGGGCGCTGGGCCGAGGGGCGCATCGGGGCGAAGCGCTGTGCCAGTTCGTATGCCTACCGTTCGCTGCTCGATTCCGGGGCGAAGCTCGCGTTCGGCTCGGACTGGCCGGTGGCGCCGATCGACCCGCTACCCGGTATCGACGCGGCCGTGAACCGCCGCACGCTCGACGGCAAGCACCCGAACGGATGGTACCCGGAACAGCGGATCACCGTTGCGGAGGCGGTCGAGGGGTACACGCTCGGTAGTGCGTTCGCGGGGTTTCAGGAGAAGGATCGTGGGAGCATCGCGGCCGGCAAGTTGGCAGATTTCGTACTGCTCTCGCGCGACATCTTCGTGCCCGCGGAGAAAGACAAAATCGCTGACACAAAAGTGCTACTCACGGTCGTCGGCGGAAAGGTGGTCTTCGAGCGGAAGTGA
- a CDS encoding TIGR03067 domain-containing protein, whose protein sequence is MSALAFGAVAWADPPAAVPAGDLDKVQGYWKPLQCDYEGKAQMPTEVMKQVTVVFDKSEYHLYFKDTKLDKDGKPIIFRLALAGVSFDSSTSPKSITFEFAEGPLKGKKSHGIYELAGNQLKMCYGSTDKPKPTKFEAPANSGLFLETWARQVK, encoded by the coding sequence ATGAGCGCGTTAGCTTTCGGTGCAGTCGCGTGGGCCGATCCGCCCGCGGCGGTCCCGGCGGGTGATCTGGACAAGGTGCAGGGCTACTGGAAGCCGCTCCAGTGCGACTACGAGGGCAAAGCGCAGATGCCCACCGAGGTGATGAAACAGGTCACCGTGGTGTTCGATAAGAGCGAGTACCACTTGTACTTCAAGGACACGAAACTCGATAAGGACGGGAAGCCGATCATCTTCCGGCTCGCCCTCGCCGGCGTCAGCTTCGACTCGAGCACGTCGCCGAAGTCGATCACGTTCGAGTTCGCCGAAGGCCCGCTGAAGGGCAAAAAGAGCCACGGCATCTACGAACTGGCCGGGAACCAACTGAAAATGTGCTACGGCTCGACCGACAAACCGAAGCCGACCAAGTTCGAGGCCCCCGCCAACAGCGGGCTCTTCCTCGAAACGTGGGCGCGCCAGGTGAAGTGA
- a CDS encoding class I SAM-dependent methyltransferase — protein MPKLIRFKVAEQYANVEGERVIMDLEAFRQLLSPLGQSALGQAVALQPTEATFLACSAALRKHHSPELAKIALETALLRIKARDKFADADRMYFTREALEQSTSDVVARYRAARSAGFGHVADLCCGIGGDALALASTGLTVDAVDIDPLRVAMTEANAAALGLSDRVLGIVGDALTVPLVAKAAFADPNRRSGNRRFLSPEDYTPSLSALRARFPAGFPLAVKIAPGVAKSDLPSDAEAEFVSLRGELKECVLWFGPLRGAARRATLLPSGDTLSAETPSDSLPLAEKVGAVVYDPDSAVTRAGLVRELAERIGADPIDFEVQLLTSDQHTATPFATAFAVEHAVPFHPKQLRDYLREHGIGRVTLIKRGSPADADEVLKKLKLDGPNHRTLLLTRVAGTHTAVVCERLS, from the coding sequence GTGCCTAAACTGATTCGGTTTAAGGTAGCGGAGCAGTACGCGAACGTCGAGGGCGAGCGGGTAATCATGGACCTAGAAGCGTTTCGTCAGTTGCTGAGCCCGTTGGGGCAAAGCGCACTCGGGCAGGCGGTCGCGCTCCAACCGACGGAGGCCACGTTCCTCGCGTGCAGCGCGGCCCTTCGCAAGCACCATTCGCCGGAACTCGCGAAGATCGCCCTCGAAACGGCCCTTCTGCGGATCAAAGCCCGCGACAAGTTCGCCGACGCGGACCGGATGTACTTCACACGAGAAGCGTTGGAGCAATCGACGAGCGATGTCGTCGCCCGGTACCGCGCGGCTCGTTCCGCGGGGTTCGGGCACGTCGCGGACTTGTGTTGTGGAATCGGTGGCGACGCGCTCGCCCTCGCCTCAACGGGTTTGACTGTGGATGCGGTGGATATTGATCCGCTCCGCGTCGCAATGACGGAGGCGAATGCCGCCGCGCTGGGGTTGAGTGATCGGGTGCTAGGGATTGTGGGGGATGCACTGACTGTGCCGCTCGTCGCGAAGGCCGCGTTCGCCGATCCGAACCGGCGCAGCGGGAATCGCCGGTTCCTCAGCCCCGAAGACTACACGCCTTCATTGAGTGCTCTCCGGGCACGGTTCCCCGCGGGTTTCCCACTCGCGGTAAAGATCGCTCCCGGGGTCGCGAAATCGGACCTCCCTTCGGATGCGGAAGCGGAATTTGTCTCGCTTCGCGGGGAACTGAAAGAGTGCGTGCTGTGGTTCGGACCGCTGCGCGGGGCCGCGCGACGCGCGACGCTGCTCCCGTCCGGAGACACGCTCTCGGCCGAAACGCCGTCCGATTCACTTCCGCTCGCTGAGAAAGTGGGCGCGGTGGTGTACGATCCCGACTCCGCGGTCACTCGGGCCGGATTAGTGCGCGAACTGGCCGAGCGCATAGGCGCGGACCCGATCGACTTCGAGGTGCAACTACTCACTTCGGATCAGCACACGGCCACACCCTTCGCAACCGCGTTCGCTGTGGAACATGCTGTACCATTCCACCCGAAACAACTGCGGGACTATTTACGAGAGCACGGCATCGGCCGGGTCACGCTCATCAAGCGCGGGTCGCCCGCGGACGCCGACGAGGTGCTCAAGAAACTGAAACTGGACGGCCCGAACCACCGCACGCTGCTCCTCACCCGGGTTGCCGGCACGCACACCGCGGTCGTGTGCGAACGGCTCAGTTGA
- the tsaD gene encoding tRNA (adenosine(37)-N6)-threonylcarbamoyltransferase complex transferase subunit TsaD, whose product MTHFLALETSCDETAAAVFTDDLQVLSSVVASQTDLHARFGGVVPEIASRAHLRSLLPVVDEALARANVSLKDIGCVAVHNTPGLVGALLVGVSAAKAFAFGLGVPLIAVNHVASHIFACRLAANRDIFPCLGLVVSGGHTALFRCDTALSLELLGSTRDDAAGEAFDKVAAILGLGFPGGPAVEREAATGNPKAYSFPRAFIDDGRLEFSFSGLKTAVLYACHGQDVKKATPPGPGQKRADLAASFQAAVVDVLTMKCKHALRKTGLSRLAVGGGVSANKPLRASLEAMCVKEGAELVIPPLDLCTDNAAMAALAVEKWKRKEFAPPDLDAEPNWL is encoded by the coding sequence ATGACACACTTTCTGGCTCTGGAAACCTCGTGCGACGAAACCGCCGCGGCGGTGTTCACGGACGATTTGCAGGTACTCTCGAGCGTGGTCGCGTCGCAAACGGACCTGCACGCCCGGTTCGGGGGCGTGGTGCCCGAAATCGCGTCCCGCGCGCACCTCAGAAGTCTCCTTCCGGTTGTGGATGAAGCACTGGCCCGCGCGAACGTGTCGCTCAAAGACATCGGCTGCGTCGCGGTTCACAACACGCCCGGTTTGGTTGGCGCGCTGCTCGTGGGGGTCAGCGCGGCGAAGGCGTTCGCGTTCGGTCTGGGCGTTCCGCTGATCGCGGTGAACCACGTCGCGAGTCACATTTTCGCGTGCCGACTCGCGGCCAATCGCGACATCTTCCCCTGTTTGGGCCTCGTCGTGAGCGGCGGGCACACCGCGCTGTTCCGCTGCGATACGGCGTTGTCGCTCGAACTCCTGGGTAGCACGCGCGATGATGCGGCCGGCGAAGCGTTCGACAAGGTCGCGGCCATCTTGGGCTTGGGGTTCCCCGGCGGACCGGCGGTCGAGCGCGAAGCCGCGACCGGCAACCCGAAAGCCTACAGCTTCCCGCGCGCGTTCATTGACGACGGCCGGTTGGAGTTCAGTTTCAGCGGACTGAAAACGGCAGTTCTGTACGCCTGTCACGGACAGGATGTGAAGAAAGCGACTCCGCCCGGACCGGGCCAAAAGCGCGCCGACCTCGCCGCGAGCTTTCAGGCCGCGGTGGTCGACGTACTCACAATGAAGTGCAAACACGCGCTGCGCAAAACGGGCCTTTCGCGACTCGCCGTGGGAGGCGGGGTAAGTGCAAACAAGCCGCTCCGGGCGTCACTGGAAGCGATGTGTGTAAAGGAGGGGGCGGAGTTGGTCATTCCCCCACTCGACCTCTGCACGGACAACGCGGCAATGGCGGCGCTCGCGGTGGAGAAGTGGAAGCGCAAGGAGTTCGCCCCGCCGGACTTAGACGCCGAACCGAACTGGCTGTAA
- a CDS encoding serine/threonine-protein kinase — protein sequence MPDISDFTATHPPEPDVSGATIVREAPRTTDETLVRPSEPGPQTGVTLPRATSTGSAGFVEETRQLLRKRLLVTHGAIGIATGLITLFGITGLAVLPAEAGLGRWAIGLPLLGFAQSIAGLVFILRNPDVALPALRTVEVSQFAVLGWAAGTARFAVLYATPAESTDLRYYDLVYRFDAVMTNYPIVFAVIFYGVLIPNTRRRSLIGAGLLILVPIVATALAVALNPAVRPSLPRLLPGTAIPLLMAGIIAVFSASRSIALQRQAFDAIREAKQLGAYTLRKKLGQGGMGEVWLAEHRLLKRPCAMKFVRSELAAEPATAARFEREVRAVTTLTHFNTVRIYDYGRSDDGSFYYVMEYLEGPTLDRLVKEHGPLAPGRAVYLLRQLCGALAEAHAGGMVHRDLKPSNILVATLGGQRDVAKLLDFGLVQDHGSEADVKITRAGTVLGTPSYMCPEQAAGENVDPRGDIYSLGAVAFFVLAGRPPFEGTSVGKLLTAHLTQHAPDLSTLRSDVPADLATVVAKCLAKDPAERFQSARDLEAALAGCACSAEWNATHAARWWEPTALIETPAPSVTTEHTRTLVRGA from the coding sequence ATGCCGGATATTTCGGACTTCACCGCAACTCACCCGCCTGAACCGGACGTGTCGGGCGCCACGATCGTGCGCGAGGCACCAAGGACCACCGACGAAACGCTCGTGCGCCCGTCCGAGCCCGGCCCTCAGACGGGCGTCACGCTCCCGCGCGCGACCTCGACCGGTTCCGCGGGCTTCGTCGAGGAAACGCGCCAACTGCTCCGCAAACGGTTGCTCGTCACACACGGTGCGATCGGTATTGCAACGGGCCTGATTACGCTTTTTGGAATCACCGGGCTCGCGGTGCTGCCGGCCGAGGCCGGATTGGGCCGGTGGGCAATCGGGCTCCCGCTCCTCGGGTTCGCGCAGAGTATCGCCGGCCTCGTGTTCATCCTGCGGAACCCGGACGTGGCGCTCCCCGCACTGCGTACCGTCGAAGTGAGTCAGTTCGCCGTACTCGGGTGGGCCGCGGGCACCGCCCGGTTCGCCGTGCTGTACGCGACCCCCGCCGAATCGACGGACCTGCGCTACTACGACCTCGTTTACCGGTTCGATGCCGTTATGACGAACTACCCGATCGTGTTCGCCGTCATCTTCTACGGCGTGCTGATCCCGAACACCCGGCGGCGCAGTTTAATCGGTGCCGGGCTCCTGATCCTCGTTCCGATCGTGGCGACCGCACTGGCCGTTGCGCTCAACCCCGCGGTGCGCCCCTCGCTCCCGCGCCTCCTCCCCGGGACCGCGATCCCGCTGCTCATGGCCGGGATCATCGCGGTGTTCAGCGCGTCGCGCTCGATCGCGCTCCAGCGCCAGGCGTTCGACGCGATCCGCGAGGCGAAGCAACTCGGCGCGTACACGCTCCGCAAGAAACTCGGCCAGGGCGGGATGGGCGAAGTGTGGCTCGCCGAACACCGACTGCTCAAGCGCCCGTGCGCGATGAAGTTCGTGCGCTCCGAACTCGCGGCCGAACCCGCGACCGCGGCCCGGTTCGAGCGCGAGGTGCGCGCCGTAACGACCCTGACGCACTTCAACACGGTCCGCATTTACGACTACGGGCGCAGCGACGACGGTAGTTTTTATTACGTGATGGAGTACCTCGAGGGGCCGACCCTCGACCGCTTGGTGAAAGAACACGGACCATTGGCGCCGGGGCGTGCCGTGTATTTGTTGCGCCAGTTGTGCGGCGCGCTCGCGGAGGCGCACGCGGGCGGGATGGTTCACCGCGACCTCAAGCCGAGCAACATCCTCGTGGCCACCCTCGGCGGGCAACGGGACGTTGCCAAGCTCCTCGACTTCGGGCTCGTGCAGGACCACGGTTCAGAGGCCGACGTGAAGATCACGCGGGCCGGGACGGTGCTCGGCACGCCGTCGTACATGTGCCCGGAACAGGCCGCGGGCGAGAACGTGGACCCGCGCGGCGATATTTACAGCCTCGGGGCGGTCGCGTTCTTTGTGCTGGCGGGGCGCCCGCCCTTTGAAGGCACGAGCGTGGGGAAGTTGCTTACCGCGCACCTCACGCAGCACGCGCCGGACCTTTCGACACTGCGAAGCGACGTTCCGGCCGACCTCGCAACAGTCGTGGCGAAGTGTTTGGCAAAAGACCCGGCCGAGCGGTTTCAAAGTGCGCGGGATCTGGAAGCCGCACTCGCAGGCTGTGCGTGCAGCGCGGAGTGGAACGCGACGCACGCCGCAAGGTGGTGGGAACCGACCGCGCTAATCGAAACGCCCGCGCCTTCAGTAACCACGGAACACACAAGGACGCTGGTTCGTGGGGCGTAG
- the prfA gene encoding peptide chain release factor 1: MFPALESQLARYLELEQQLYDPVIASDPSKAGAIGKERGALAKTIEPYIEYKRLCAAIADAEAMAADPDLKAMADEELAELRPKRDTLHTKIEEQLLVDPGEDYSKLIVEIRAGTGGDEAALFAGDLYEMYTRYAREKGWKLEEIAFSPGEAGGFKEITFGVSGDDVYQYLRYESGGHRVQRVPATETQGRIHTSAATVAVMPEPEEAQVFVNEAADIEWERMRAGGAGGQHVNKTESAVRIWYKKGTPEEMEVKCQDGRSQGKNYEQAMRILRSRLFERQQEKLHKERSDMRKSLIGTGDRNARIRTYNFPQNRCSDHRIEFTAYRLDAIMAGDLEQMVQPMRDHVRKEKLAANSPK; this comes from the coding sequence ATGTTTCCGGCACTCGAATCGCAACTCGCGCGCTATCTCGAACTCGAACAACAACTCTACGACCCCGTCATTGCCAGCGACCCGTCGAAGGCCGGCGCCATCGGCAAGGAGCGCGGGGCGCTCGCCAAAACCATCGAGCCGTACATCGAGTACAAGCGGCTCTGCGCCGCGATCGCGGACGCGGAGGCAATGGCCGCCGATCCCGACCTCAAAGCGATGGCGGACGAGGAGTTAGCGGAACTGCGCCCCAAGCGCGACACGCTCCACACGAAAATCGAAGAACAACTCCTGGTCGACCCGGGCGAAGACTACTCGAAACTGATCGTCGAAATCCGGGCCGGGACCGGGGGGGACGAGGCCGCGCTGTTCGCGGGCGACTTGTACGAAATGTACACGCGCTACGCTCGCGAAAAGGGCTGGAAACTCGAAGAGATCGCGTTCAGCCCCGGCGAGGCGGGCGGGTTCAAGGAAATCACCTTCGGCGTGTCCGGCGACGACGTGTACCAGTACCTGCGGTACGAGTCCGGCGGGCACCGGGTCCAGCGCGTCCCCGCCACGGAAACGCAGGGCCGCATCCACACGTCCGCCGCGACCGTCGCGGTGATGCCGGAGCCGGAAGAGGCGCAGGTCTTTGTCAACGAGGCCGCGGACATCGAGTGGGAGCGGATGCGGGCCGGCGGCGCGGGCGGTCAGCACGTCAACAAGACCGAGAGCGCGGTCCGCATCTGGTACAAGAAGGGCACGCCCGAAGAGATGGAAGTGAAGTGCCAGGACGGGCGGAGCCAGGGCAAGAACTACGAGCAGGCGATGCGCATTCTGCGCTCGCGCCTGTTCGAGCGGCAGCAGGAGAAGCTGCACAAAGAGCGGTCCGACATGCGGAAGTCGCTGATCGGCACCGGCGACCGGAACGCTCGCATTCGGACGTACAACTTCCCGCAGAACCGCTGCTCGGATCACCGCATCGAGTTCACCGCGTACCGGCTCGACGCGATCATGGCCGGTGACCTCGAGCAGATGGTCCAGCCCATGCGCGACCACGTGCGAAAAGAGAAGCTGGCCGCGAACAGCCCGAAGTGA
- a CDS encoding type B 50S ribosomal protein L31 has translation MKKGIHPNYRPVVFQDAAANFAFLSQSCAPTTETIKWTDGNEYPLYKLEISSASHPFFTGKMKLLDTTGRVQKFNDKYKKTGAGYAKKDGAK, from the coding sequence ATGAAGAAGGGCATTCACCCGAACTACCGGCCGGTCGTGTTCCAAGACGCCGCCGCGAACTTCGCTTTCCTGTCGCAGTCGTGCGCCCCGACCACTGAGACGATCAAGTGGACCGACGGCAACGAGTACCCGCTGTACAAACTGGAAATCTCCAGCGCCAGCCACCCGTTCTTCACGGGCAAAATGAAGCTGCTCGACACCACCGGGCGCGTCCAGAAGTTCAACGACAAGTACAAGAAGACCGGCGCCGGCTACGCCAAGAAGGACGGCGCGAAGTAA